One stretch of Methylopila sp. 73B DNA includes these proteins:
- a CDS encoding ring-cleaving dioxygenase has protein sequence MSLALTGVHHLTAITADAAANRRFYVETMGLRLVKKTVNQDDVSAYHLFYADGQASPGTDLTFFDWPAPRERRGSNSIVRTGLRVADEAALAWWRERLTAQGVTVSDIAERAGRPSLDLEDGEGQRLRLVADGGAGEAHSWEASSVPAERQIRGLGPITISAPKLERTARVLTEVMNMRHVAEQADPDGVGRVHVFAMGEGGGPETELHVAVQPGLGFAGQGAGGAHHVAFRTPDRAGLTAWTERVTEAGLRSSGEVERYYFRSLYFREPGGVLFEIATDGPGFAVDEPGETLGERLALPPFLEPQRAEIEAGLKPL, from the coding sequence ATGTCGCTCGCGCTCACCGGCGTCCACCACCTCACCGCGATCACGGCCGACGCCGCCGCGAACCGTCGCTTCTACGTCGAGACTATGGGCCTACGTCTGGTGAAGAAGACCGTGAACCAGGACGACGTCAGCGCCTACCATCTGTTTTACGCCGACGGGCAGGCCTCGCCGGGCACGGACCTGACCTTCTTCGACTGGCCCGCGCCGCGCGAGCGCCGGGGCTCGAACAGCATCGTGCGCACCGGCCTGCGCGTCGCCGACGAGGCGGCGCTGGCGTGGTGGCGCGAGCGGCTCACGGCGCAGGGCGTCACGGTCTCGGACATCGCCGAACGCGCCGGCCGACCGTCGCTGGATCTCGAGGACGGGGAAGGCCAACGGCTCCGGCTCGTGGCCGACGGCGGCGCCGGCGAGGCGCACTCGTGGGAGGCGAGTTCGGTGCCGGCCGAGCGCCAGATCCGCGGGCTCGGGCCGATCACCATCAGCGCGCCGAAGCTCGAGCGCACCGCGCGGGTGCTGACCGAGGTGATGAACATGCGTCATGTGGCCGAGCAGGCCGATCCTGACGGCGTCGGGCGTGTCCATGTCTTCGCCATGGGCGAGGGCGGCGGCCCGGAAACGGAGCTGCATGTCGCGGTGCAGCCGGGCCTCGGCTTCGCGGGGCAAGGCGCCGGCGGCGCGCACCACGTCGCCTTCCGCACGCCGGACCGCGCGGGCCTCACCGCCTGGACCGAGCGGGTGACGGAGGCGGGCCTGCGCTCCAGCGGGGAGGTCGAGCGCTACTACTTCCGCTCGCTCTACTTCCGCGAGCCCGGCGGCGTGCTGTTCGAGATCGCGACGGACGGTCCAGGCTTCGCAGTCGACGAGCCGGGGGAGACGCTCGGCGAACGTCTCGCGCTGCCGCCGTTCCTGGAGCCCCAGCGGGCCGAGATCGAAGCCGGCCTCAAGCCGCTGTGA
- the cutA gene encoding divalent-cation tolerance protein CutA yields MTEFVIVTTTVDDADAAEAIARAAVERRLAACAGIVARRSVYRWKGAVETAEELAVELKTLASLVPALQAAILEWHPYELPEIVVTPIVGGSAAYLGWVREGVDVG; encoded by the coding sequence ATGACCGAGTTCGTGATCGTGACGACCACGGTGGACGACGCCGACGCAGCCGAGGCCATCGCTCGGGCGGCTGTGGAGCGTCGGCTTGCGGCCTGCGCCGGGATCGTGGCGCGGCGGAGCGTCTACCGGTGGAAGGGCGCGGTGGAGACGGCGGAGGAACTCGCGGTGGAGCTCAAGACGCTTGCCTCTTTGGTTCCCGCGCTGCAGGCGGCGATCCTCGAATGGCATCCTTACGAGCTGCCCGAGATCGTAGTCACGCCGATCGTCGGAGGCTCGGCGGCCTATCTAGGGTGGGTGCGAGAGGGCGTAGACGTGGGGTGA
- a CDS encoding aminomethyltransferase family protein — protein MDAMTDSAPLRLTTLVARGGEALVFDLAAGDRCRVVDPEGRQPGLLFATEGALSGDFVEVSDEDAEAAAAAKAALAARGVDVSRFAGFRLLSTDTAPGAVAAFQASADAIVALAPIGRAMAPDEQTPPTDLKLEIASNAPNRGVAPPPLAEPKLDLRVRAATAEAYRVKAGDYIQIIDVDGKQCSDFLAFDAAALERGKEFGLDPTVTRTLMGTANPGPGLHSKYFDARMTPLVEIVRDTVGRHDAFLLACSSKYYEDMGYPGHDNCTDNFNRALRPYGIEPRAGWPAINFFFNTVVGADDGITMDEPWSRPGDYVLLRALTDLVCSSSSCADDIDVANAWEPTDIHVRVYDAAENFSKGIAHRMTPDAEPRLTRESGFHPRTAALTRKFVEYRGFWLADCYSDEGPIAEYWACRERAAIMDLSPLRKFEVLGPDAEALMQLAVTRNMKKLAVGQVVYTAMCYDHGGMIDDGTVFRLGQDNFRWICGEDYCGVHLRELAAKHGLKAWVKTSTDQLHNVGVQGPLSREILETLVVTPAHQPTVTELKWFRFTVGKIAGIPVVVSRTGYTGELGYEVFCHPDKAPEVWDAIMAAGEPRGMKPLGLKALDMLRIEAGLAFAGYEFCDQTDPFEAGIGFAVPKEKTDPYVGAEALKRRRETPSKKLVGLDVTGAEHIGHGDCVHVGRAQIGVVTSATRSPILGKTIALARLDVTYAELGTAVEIGKLDGQQKRIPATVVAFPHYDPTKSRVRAEAEPKTAPAIDPTLSLDPRGAAERA, from the coding sequence ATGGACGCCATGACCGACTCCGCTCCGCTCCGCCTCACCACTCTCGTCGCCCGTGGGGGAGAGGCGCTGGTGTTCGACCTCGCGGCCGGCGACCGCTGCCGCGTCGTGGACCCAGAGGGGCGTCAGCCCGGCCTGCTGTTCGCGACCGAGGGCGCTCTCTCTGGCGATTTCGTCGAAGTTTCGGACGAAGACGCGGAGGCCGCCGCCGCCGCCAAGGCCGCGCTCGCTGCGCGCGGGGTCGACGTGTCGCGCTTCGCCGGCTTCCGCCTGCTCTCGACCGACACGGCGCCCGGCGCGGTCGCGGCCTTCCAGGCCTCGGCGGATGCGATCGTGGCATTGGCGCCGATCGGTCGCGCCATGGCGCCGGACGAGCAGACGCCGCCCACCGACCTCAAGCTCGAGATCGCGAGCAACGCCCCGAACCGCGGCGTCGCGCCGCCGCCGCTGGCCGAGCCCAAGCTCGACCTGCGCGTGAGGGCGGCCACCGCCGAGGCCTACCGCGTCAAGGCCGGCGACTACATCCAGATCATCGACGTCGACGGCAAGCAGTGCTCTGACTTTCTGGCCTTCGACGCCGCGGCGCTTGAGCGCGGGAAAGAGTTCGGCCTCGACCCGACCGTCACCCGCACCCTCATGGGCACAGCCAATCCCGGCCCCGGCCTACACTCGAAGTACTTCGACGCGCGCATGACGCCGCTGGTCGAGATCGTGCGCGACACGGTCGGCCGGCACGACGCCTTCCTGCTCGCGTGCTCATCGAAGTACTACGAGGACATGGGCTATCCCGGCCACGACAACTGCACCGACAATTTCAACCGCGCGCTGCGGCCCTACGGGATCGAGCCGCGGGCGGGGTGGCCGGCGATCAACTTCTTCTTCAACACGGTCGTCGGCGCCGACGACGGCATCACCATGGACGAGCCGTGGTCCCGGCCCGGCGACTACGTGCTGCTGCGGGCGCTGACGGACCTCGTCTGCTCCTCCTCCTCCTGCGCGGACGACATCGATGTCGCGAACGCCTGGGAGCCCACCGACATCCATGTGCGCGTCTACGACGCCGCCGAAAACTTCTCCAAAGGCATCGCCCACCGCATGACGCCCGACGCCGAGCCGCGCCTGACGCGCGAAAGCGGGTTCCACCCGCGCACCGCAGCGCTCACCCGCAAGTTCGTAGAGTACCGCGGCTTCTGGCTGGCGGACTGCTACTCCGACGAGGGCCCGATCGCCGAATACTGGGCCTGCCGGGAACGCGCCGCGATCATGGACCTCTCGCCGCTGCGGAAGTTCGAGGTGCTGGGGCCTGACGCCGAGGCGCTGATGCAGCTCGCCGTCACCCGCAACATGAAGAAGCTGGCGGTGGGCCAGGTCGTCTACACCGCCATGTGCTACGACCACGGCGGCATGATCGACGACGGCACGGTGTTCCGGCTCGGCCAGGACAACTTCCGCTGGATCTGCGGCGAGGACTACTGCGGCGTCCACCTGCGGGAGCTTGCGGCGAAGCACGGCCTCAAGGCCTGGGTGAAGACCTCCACCGACCAGCTCCACAACGTCGGCGTCCAGGGCCCGCTGTCGCGCGAGATCCTCGAGACCCTCGTCGTCACGCCGGCGCATCAGCCGACGGTGACCGAGCTGAAGTGGTTCCGCTTCACCGTCGGCAAGATCGCCGGGATTCCGGTCGTGGTCTCGCGCACCGGCTACACCGGCGAGCTTGGCTACGAGGTGTTCTGCCACCCGGACAAGGCCCCGGAGGTGTGGGACGCGATCATGGCGGCCGGCGAGCCGCGCGGGATGAAGCCGCTCGGCCTCAAGGCGCTCGACATGCTGCGCATCGAGGCGGGGCTCGCCTTCGCCGGCTATGAGTTCTGCGACCAGACCGACCCGTTCGAGGCCGGCATCGGCTTCGCTGTGCCGAAGGAGAAGACCGACCCTTACGTCGGCGCGGAGGCGCTCAAGCGCCGCCGCGAGACGCCGTCGAAGAAGCTGGTCGGCCTGGACGTCACCGGCGCCGAGCACATCGGCCACGGCGACTGCGTGCATGTGGGCCGCGCGCAGATCGGCGTCGTCACCAGCGCGACCCGCTCGCCGATCCTCGGCAAGACCATCGCGCTCGCGAGGCTTGACGTGACCTACGCCGAGCTCGGCACGGCGGTGGAGATCGGCAAGCTCGACGGCCAGCAGAAGCGCATCCCGGCGACGGTGGTCGCCTTCCCGCACTACGACCCGACGAAGTCGCGGGTGCGCGCCGAGGCCGAGCCCAAGACGGCGCCCGCGATCGATCCGACGCTGTCGCTCGATCCCCGTGGGGCGGCCGAGCGGGCGTGA
- a CDS encoding MarC family protein, whose protein sequence is MSWGLDLVQHFLLAFSALFSIVNPMGGALIFSQVTSNRTHLERVALAGRIGVYAAMIMFGALWIGVYVLNFFGVTIEALRIAGGLVVAAAAWQMLNAPEHREARKQSQADEAMEGAPADTAFFPLTMPLTTGPGTISVAIALGANRPAEGAAFVTFAVGASAGALAVAGSVWLAYRWADGIVSLLGPGRVQIVARLAAFLLLCVGVQITLNGAMEALKQVRAEEAAAVVAPTRR, encoded by the coding sequence ATGTCGTGGGGGCTCGATCTCGTCCAGCACTTCCTGCTCGCCTTCTCCGCGCTGTTCTCGATCGTGAACCCGATGGGCGGGGCGCTGATCTTCAGCCAGGTCACGTCGAACCGCACGCATCTGGAGCGGGTCGCGCTCGCCGGCCGCATCGGCGTCTACGCCGCCATGATCATGTTCGGCGCGCTGTGGATCGGCGTCTACGTGCTGAACTTCTTCGGCGTGACGATCGAGGCGCTTCGGATCGCCGGCGGGCTGGTGGTGGCCGCCGCCGCCTGGCAGATGCTGAACGCGCCGGAGCACCGCGAGGCGCGCAAGCAGAGCCAAGCCGATGAGGCGATGGAGGGCGCCCCCGCCGACACCGCCTTCTTCCCTCTCACCATGCCGCTGACAACCGGCCCCGGCACCATCTCGGTCGCGATCGCGCTGGGCGCCAACCGCCCGGCGGAAGGCGCGGCCTTCGTCACCTTCGCGGTCGGCGCCTCCGCGGGCGCGCTCGCGGTGGCGGGCTCCGTCTGGCTCGCCTACCGCTGGGCGGACGGAATCGTGAGCCTGCTCGGGCCCGGGCGCGTGCAGATCGTGGCGCGGCTCGCCGCGTTCCTCCTGCTCTGCGTCGGCGTCCAGATCACGCTCAACGGCGCGATGGAGGCGCTGAAGCAGGTGCGGGCGGAGGAGGCTGCGGCGGTCGTTGCGCCGACGCGGCGATGA
- a CDS encoding DUF4159 domain-containing protein translates to MSALPLAFLSPWLLVGLIALPALWLLLRLTPPRPQTVAFPPMRLLLDVVAKRETPSRTPWWLLLLRLGLAALIIFALARPIWNPQAAATAGSGPLLVVVDNGWAAAPEWDARVDAASAAIAAAGDDGRAVALVATADAARREIGLETADEAAKRLRVLAPEPFSPDRALLLPALSEWLKANPSADALWISDGLAGGNARAFADGLKAALGSRGLAIRIDPARSARGLAAADNAPGGLTVKALRAEAAGPETVRVRASDLRGRALGETDAAFGVGAREATATFEMPVELRNDIARLEIVGAKTAGAVHLLDQRSRRRTVGVVTGATADTAQPLLSPTYYVTQALKPFADVREARGQGASAAVESFVEQKLPVIMLADVGALTEAARARLSGWVRDGGVLVRFAGPRLAGAADDGLSPVRLRQGGRTLGGALAWETPQALASFAGSGPFAPLAVPGDVTVTRQVLAEPDADLPDRVWATLADGTPLVTGARDTKGLSVLFHVTADTRWSNLPLSGAFVDMLRRIVDLSGSGPAPKDAAQGAAAASASAEPAQAASARATLPPTRTLDGFGAFRSPPATAKPAPTEGRPAATPDNPPGFYGPVEAGIAINALGADTSLARIDLAGLDATVSDVVAVEPTPIAPWLFTLAALFAILDSLVVFLLGGGLALLARRGPRAAALALAVAGLALVAQSTPGIAQAAPPKAAYDERFALEATLATRLAYVSTGDFEADRIAKAGLEGLTQQIALRTALEPGAPMAVDPAKDELAFFPLLYWPVVEGAPTPSQDALARIDAYMKQGGTILFDTRDALTGGRGPEGDSLKRILAGLDVPSLEPVPRDHVLTKAFYLLDEFPGRYAGSPLWVETIPAADDGEERPARAGDGVSPILITGADLAGAWAVGSDGLPLFPTSSDERQREMSTRVGINIVMYTLTGNYKADQVHVPALLERLGQ, encoded by the coding sequence ATGAGCGCGCTCCCCCTCGCCTTTCTCAGCCCCTGGCTGCTCGTCGGCCTCATCGCCCTGCCGGCGTTGTGGCTGCTGCTGCGCCTGACCCCGCCGCGTCCGCAGACGGTCGCCTTCCCGCCGATGCGCCTCCTGCTGGACGTTGTGGCCAAGCGCGAGACGCCGTCGCGCACGCCGTGGTGGCTGCTGCTGCTGCGGCTCGGGCTCGCCGCGCTGATCATCTTCGCGCTCGCGCGGCCGATCTGGAACCCGCAGGCGGCCGCGACCGCGGGGTCCGGTCCGCTGCTCGTCGTGGTCGACAACGGCTGGGCGGCCGCGCCCGAATGGGACGCGCGAGTCGACGCCGCAAGCGCGGCGATCGCGGCGGCCGGCGACGACGGCCGCGCCGTGGCGCTGGTGGCGACCGCCGACGCCGCCCGCCGCGAGATCGGTCTCGAGACCGCCGACGAGGCCGCGAAACGCCTCAGAGTGCTTGCGCCGGAGCCGTTCTCGCCGGACCGCGCGCTGCTGCTGCCCGCGCTCAGCGAGTGGCTCAAGGCGAACCCTTCCGCCGACGCGCTTTGGATTTCCGACGGGCTGGCCGGCGGAAACGCCCGCGCCTTCGCCGACGGGCTCAAAGCCGCGCTCGGCTCCCGCGGGCTTGCGATCCGCATTGATCCCGCCCGCTCCGCCCGCGGCCTCGCGGCCGCCGACAATGCGCCGGGCGGCCTGACCGTGAAGGCGCTCCGCGCCGAGGCCGCGGGTCCGGAGACCGTGCGGGTGCGCGCCAGCGACCTGCGCGGCCGCGCGCTCGGCGAGACCGACGCGGCGTTCGGCGTCGGCGCCCGCGAGGCGACGGCGACCTTCGAGATGCCGGTCGAACTCCGCAACGACATCGCCCGGCTGGAGATCGTGGGCGCCAAGACGGCCGGCGCCGTGCACCTGCTCGACCAGCGCTCCCGCCGCCGCACCGTCGGCGTCGTCACCGGCGCGACCGCCGACACCGCGCAGCCGCTGCTGTCGCCGACCTATTACGTCACCCAGGCGCTCAAGCCCTTCGCGGACGTGCGCGAGGCCCGCGGCCAGGGCGCAAGCGCCGCCGTGGAAAGCTTCGTGGAGCAGAAGCTGCCCGTGATCATGCTCGCCGATGTCGGCGCGTTGACCGAAGCCGCCCGGGCGCGCCTGAGCGGCTGGGTGCGGGACGGAGGCGTGCTCGTGCGCTTCGCCGGCCCCCGCCTCGCAGGCGCCGCCGACGACGGCCTGAGCCCGGTGCGGCTGCGGCAGGGTGGGCGCACGCTTGGCGGCGCGCTCGCCTGGGAGACGCCGCAGGCGCTTGCGAGCTTCGCAGGCTCCGGCCCCTTCGCTCCGCTCGCCGTTCCGGGCGACGTGACCGTGACGCGCCAGGTTCTGGCGGAGCCCGACGCGGACCTGCCCGACCGGGTGTGGGCGACGCTCGCGGACGGCACCCCGCTCGTGACCGGCGCGCGCGACACCAAAGGACTGAGCGTCTTGTTCCATGTCACCGCCGACACCCGCTGGTCGAACCTGCCGCTGTCGGGCGCCTTCGTCGACATGCTGCGGCGGATCGTCGATCTGTCGGGGTCTGGTCCCGCGCCGAAAGACGCTGCGCAGGGCGCCGCCGCGGCCTCGGCGTCTGCCGAACCGGCGCAGGCCGCGTCTGCGCGCGCGACGCTGCCGCCGACCCGCACCCTCGACGGCTTCGGCGCGTTCCGCAGCCCGCCGGCGACGGCCAAGCCCGCCCCTACCGAAGGCCGCCCCGCGGCGACCCCGGACAACCCTCCCGGCTTCTACGGCCCCGTCGAGGCCGGGATCGCGATCAATGCGCTCGGCGCCGACACGAGCCTTGCGCGCATCGATCTGGCCGGCCTCGACGCGACGGTTTCGGACGTTGTGGCGGTGGAGCCGACGCCGATCGCGCCGTGGCTGTTCACGCTGGCCGCGCTGTTCGCCATCCTCGACAGCCTGGTGGTGTTCCTGCTCGGCGGCGGTCTGGCGCTGCTTGCGCGCCGCGGTCCAAGGGCGGCGGCGTTGGCGCTGGCCGTTGCGGGTCTCGCGCTCGTCGCGCAATCCACCCCCGGGATCGCCCAGGCTGCGCCGCCGAAGGCCGCTTACGACGAACGCTTTGCGCTCGAAGCGACGCTCGCCACCCGTCTCGCCTATGTCTCGACCGGCGATTTTGAAGCCGACCGCATCGCGAAGGCCGGGCTCGAGGGCCTGACGCAGCAGATCGCGCTCCGCACCGCGCTCGAGCCCGGGGCGCCCATGGCGGTGGATCCCGCCAAGGACGAGCTCGCGTTCTTTCCGCTGCTGTATTGGCCCGTGGTGGAAGGCGCGCCGACGCCCTCACAGGACGCGCTCGCCCGCATCGACGCCTACATGAAGCAGGGCGGCACCATCCTGTTCGACACCCGCGACGCCCTGACCGGCGGCCGCGGCCCGGAGGGCGACAGCCTGAAGCGCATCCTGGCCGGTCTCGACGTGCCATCGCTGGAGCCCGTGCCACGCGACCACGTTCTGACCAAGGCGTTCTACCTGCTCGATGAGTTTCCCGGGCGCTACGCCGGAAGCCCGCTCTGGGTCGAGACCATCCCCGCCGCCGACGACGGCGAGGAGCGCCCGGCCCGCGCGGGCGACGGCGTCTCGCCGATCCTGATCACCGGCGCGGATCTCGCGGGCGCCTGGGCGGTGGGCTCCGATGGCCTGCCGCTGTTCCCAACCTCCAGCGACGAACGCCAGCGCGAGATGTCGACCCGCGTCGGCATCAACATCGTGATGTACACGCTGACCGGAAACTACAAGGCGGACCAGGTCCATGTGCCGGCGCTGCTCGAAAGGCTGGGGCAGTGA
- a CDS encoding NAD(P)/FAD-dependent oxidoreductase — translation MPKRVAVIGAGPSGLAVLRAFESAKAAGVEVPEMVCYEKQSNWGGLWNYTWRTGLDEFGEPVHGSMYRYLWSNGPKECLEFADYSFEEHFGRPIPSYPPRAVLHDYIAGRVERSGVRKYCKFNHAVRDVEWDEATQKFTVTVSDLVAKKRVSEEFDYVFVCNGHFSTPNVPSFEGVEKFLGRVLHAHDFRCADEFAGKHVLLIGSSYSAEDIATQCHKYGAKQITFSYRTRPMGFDWPASFSEKPLLTKVVGKTCHFKDGSTAEDVDAIIFCTGYLNHYPFLPDDLRLETRTSLYPANLYKGIFWEQNPKLMHIGAQDQFYTFNMFDAQAWYARDVVLDRIALPDYATMHADSEAWVARLGTLETAEQMIDFQTDYVRELLEPTDYPHLDVDTVAKLFKEWEHHKVEGILTYRDRAYPSVITGNVAPVHHTTWMKAMDDSLEAFLNQPASQAAE, via the coding sequence TTGCCCAAGCGTGTCGCCGTTATCGGAGCCGGGCCCAGCGGGCTTGCCGTGCTCCGCGCCTTCGAGTCCGCGAAGGCCGCGGGCGTCGAGGTCCCGGAAATGGTCTGCTACGAGAAGCAGTCCAACTGGGGCGGGCTCTGGAACTACACGTGGCGCACCGGGCTCGACGAGTTCGGCGAACCGGTTCATGGCTCCATGTACCGCTACCTGTGGTCGAACGGCCCGAAGGAGTGTCTAGAGTTCGCGGACTACTCCTTCGAAGAGCACTTCGGCCGGCCCATCCCGTCCTACCCACCGCGCGCGGTGCTTCACGACTACATCGCCGGCCGCGTCGAGCGCAGCGGCGTCCGCAAATACTGCAAGTTCAACCACGCCGTGCGCGACGTTGAGTGGGACGAGGCGACCCAGAAGTTCACCGTCACGGTCTCCGATCTCGTCGCCAAGAAGCGGGTGTCGGAGGAGTTCGACTACGTCTTCGTCTGCAACGGCCACTTCTCCACGCCGAACGTGCCGAGCTTCGAGGGCGTCGAGAAGTTCCTCGGCCGCGTGCTGCACGCGCATGACTTCCGCTGCGCTGACGAATTCGCCGGCAAGCACGTGCTGCTGATCGGCTCGAGCTACTCCGCCGAAGACATCGCGACCCAGTGCCACAAGTACGGCGCGAAGCAGATCACCTTCAGCTACCGCACCCGCCCGATGGGCTTCGATTGGCCCGCGAGCTTCTCGGAGAAGCCGCTGCTGACCAAGGTCGTCGGCAAGACCTGCCACTTCAAGGACGGCTCGACCGCGGAAGACGTCGACGCGATCATCTTCTGCACGGGCTATCTCAACCACTACCCGTTCCTGCCGGACGATCTCCGGCTCGAGACCCGCACCAGCCTGTACCCGGCGAACCTCTACAAGGGCATCTTCTGGGAGCAGAACCCGAAGCTGATGCACATCGGCGCGCAGGACCAGTTCTACACCTTCAACATGTTCGACGCGCAGGCGTGGTACGCCCGCGACGTGGTGCTCGACCGCATCGCGCTGCCGGATTACGCGACGATGCACGCAGACAGCGAAGCCTGGGTGGCGCGGCTCGGGACGCTCGAAACCGCCGAGCAGATGATCGACTTCCAGACCGACTACGTGCGCGAGCTGCTGGAGCCGACCGACTACCCGCATCTCGACGTCGACACCGTGGCGAAGCTGTTCAAGGAGTGGGAGCACCACAAGGTCGAGGGCATCCTCACCTACCGCGACCGCGCCTACCCCTCGGTCATCACCGGCAACGTCGCGCCGGTGCACCACACCACCTGGATGAAGGCGATGGACGACTCGCTCGAGGCGTTCCTGAACCAGCCGGCGAGCCAGGCGGCGGAGTAA